Proteins found in one Labrus bergylta chromosome 8, fLabBer1.1, whole genome shotgun sequence genomic segment:
- the LOC136179763 gene encoding integrator complex subunit 3 homolog: MTNLFSFVDKRNELNVLLCSCFRGTVTVWLWLQYCLSVLQLIPVSLTSLLHVSVFCAIFSPPYVPPLPLFLCLQPSRRPSLQPTISLDCLSAPSPLHHCHPNQRFASQLSLCLGNPHPPSPCTSSHLPTYSPYSSSLQFPHHFYSIPRPHPLPSQNSANYSYSLSQHNTKLNPESTPHHRSLLHSFYSPPQTSSDSLSNGSCPHQTSPTSYNLNSNPWNLSPLLSHSSPNHSSLPSNMSNVCPHTLQNLQPKSNSNPKTLLSPSFYPGCQTDPSTLLQPDSDLQHWRLAVQTCGKQSLVSPTPLSPTKHVLSEPSACSLSSTNPHPPLPAPCSQRPLKAGAVLLNCTNTFFLQQTLSICECSVCSLR, encoded by the exons ATGACAAAT ttgttttcatttgttgacAAGAGAAATGAATTAAACGTCTTGTTATGTTCGTGCTTCAGAGGCACGGTCACTGTATGGCTTTGGTTACAGTATTGCTTATCAGTGCTCCAGCTCATCCctgtctctctcacctctctaCTACACGTCTCTGTCTTCTGTGCTATCTTTTCTCCCCCATATGTCCCTCCTCTacctttgtttctctgtttgcagCCCAGCCGTCGTCCCTCCCTGCAGCCTACCATCAGTCTGGATTGTCTGtctgctccttctcctctccatcaCTGCCATCCAAACCAGCGCTTTGCCTCCCAGCTTTCCCTCTGCCTTGGAAaccctcatcctccttctccctgCACCTCCTCTCATCTCCCTACTTATTCACCCTACTCATCCTCGCTGCAGTTTCCCCATCACTTTTACTCTATTCCCCGTCCTCATCCACTTCCTTCTCAAAACAGCGCTAACTACAGTTACTCTTTATCTCAGCACAACACCAAGTTAAATCCTGAATCAACACCTCATCACAGATCATTGCTTCACAGCTTCTATTCTCCACCTCAAACCAGTTCAGACAGCCTATCCAATGGCAGCTGCCCTCACCAGACAAGTCCAACGTCCTACAACTTAAACTCAAATCCCTGGAACTTGTCCCCACTCCTCTCCCACTCTAGTCCTAACCATAGCTCTCTCCCTAGCAACATGTCGAATGTCTGTCCCCACACCCTCCAAAACCTTCAGCCAAAGTCAAATTCCAACCCTAAAACCCTGCTGTCACCCAGCTTTTATCCTGGCTGCCAAACTGATCCTAGTACCCTCCTTCAACCTGACTCTGACCTGCAGCACTGGCGTCTTGCTGTGCAGACATGTGGGAAGCAGTCACTGGTCTCTCCTACCCCGCTTTCACCCACAAAACATGTCCTCTCCGAACCCTCTGCCTGTTCTCTTTCCTCCACCAACCCTCATCCACCTCTTCCCGCCCCTTGCTCTCAAAGACCCTTAAAGGCAGGTGCTGTTCTGTTAAACTGCACTAACACTTTTTTCCTCCAACAAACATTAAGCATTTGTGAGTGCAGTGTTTGCTCGCTCCGGTGA